In one Neobacillus sp. WH10 genomic region, the following are encoded:
- the yhfH gene encoding protein YhfH, with protein MLMSPVEFFRNLPKKECPECGQNMEEQAESYLMECDRCLSKREE; from the coding sequence ATGTTAATGAGTCCAGTAGAATTTTTCCGCAACCTGCCAAAAAAGGAATGTCCAGAATGTGGTCAGAATATGGAGGAACAAGCTGAAAGCTATTTAATGGAATGCGATCGCTGTCTATCTAAAAGAGAAGAGTAA
- a CDS encoding cold-inducible protein YdjO-related protein: MFYGKRAKEEEIETILVDTEIYSCMDDSCIGWMRKDFVADDLLCPMCGNEMIQEIRELPKI; encoded by the coding sequence ATTTTTTACGGAAAAAGAGCTAAAGAAGAAGAAATAGAAACCATACTTGTGGATACAGAAATCTACTCTTGTATGGATGATTCCTGTATTGGCTGGATGAGAAAGGATTTTGTCGCCGATGACTTGCTTTGTCCGATGTGCGGGAATGAAATGATACAGGAAATAAGAGAGCTTCCGAAAATCTAA